The Kogia breviceps isolate mKogBre1 chromosome 2, mKogBre1 haplotype 1, whole genome shotgun sequence genome segment TATCCCATTTTTCCAAAATTTCGTTCCTCCAAGACCTCAGTTCCGCCAGTTCCACCAGATACTCATTGCTCTCAATATTCTAACTTCTGTgtaaccgtttttttttttcccagtgttcTCCTTTCAAGACCACAGGCCATCCCAGCACCTACCTCCTACACAATGTGCTTTTGCCCAGCTCACTTGCTCTGGTGTGGCCACAAGACACTCCCTTATCCTGCTTCCTCTCCAGGAAGTGCCTGCCTAGCTAGGCCATGGTTATTCAGCTTTGGTTGAACTCCACAGGTGCTGAACAAGGCCAAGTATGGTCCAATATGGATAAACCGCTTAGGGCCTCAGATCCATGTGAACCTGGCCAGTGCCCCGCTCCTGGAGCAAGTGATGCGCCAAGAGGGCAAGTACCCAGTACGGCACGACATGGAACTATGGAAGGAGCACCGGGACCAGCAGGGCCTGACCTATGGGCCCTTCACCACGTGAGCTGGGGCCTGAGGGACCGGAACAGGCCCCCAGGGGGCCCAAGGACAGTGGCACTGGGCAGCCAGTGGATAATGGGCAGGGTAGGATCTCCCTGTGTCCTCTGAGCCTGAAACTCGTCTAGAAAGTGGTGGTTGGGTTGGGCTGAAGCCCATGAACCATTCATTGGCTTTTTAAAAGTGTACCATATGACTATGAACAAATGGATAATTTCCCCTTCCTTGGGCTTATGTTTCTCAATGTGTAAAATGGGAAGCTTGGATTAGAGTTCTCTAAGACCTTTCAAGCTCCATTATTCTATATTATGGTTGAAAATATACCAACTCAAATCATAATGGGACATATTTACTTGTAGTTGAAAAAAACATCATCACCATACTAGTAGGGAGGgctcaatttaatttaaaaaatattttccaagttaTGTATTATATGCTTGTTGTTGGTTATAACTTTCATGGATGCTCTCCACTCACAGAGATAGATGTAGGTTTTAGCCTTAAAGTTATACCTAGAAAAGTTAAGATTATTTTGCCAGTGACAAATTGAAAGATGGGCtgattatattatatatgcatatatcaatTAAGGTAAATAATTGAGAATCATTGGTGATTCCCAGTGCCACAGCTTGTAATTGGATATATTACAGGCTTCTTTTTACTATAGTTTGTTCAAAGAGCTCCAAAAACAATGAATGGCTTTTTATTTTCCCTAGTTGCTTGACATCCatgttttttaaagtcattttttaagGGATTAAAGTTGATCCTGGTGGTGGAAGTAGTAGCAGCAACACTAATGATAACTAAGTATGTGTTTATAATATGCCAGGCATCAGGCTAGTctctttacatttattatttcattttatcttcacaacaaaCCCATGAAGTAGatagtattattattcccattttatagatgaagaaactgaggcctagaaggGTTTTTGCAGAAGTGCCAGAAGTGACACAACTAGTGAGTAGTGGAATAGATCTCTCTGATTCTGGAATGCAAGGACCTACTGCCATGACATGTTTGGAAAGGAAACAGACTGGTTGGAAGGTTCATTTTATCCGTCTTTGATGCTTATACATTCATTCTGTCATTTCATGTCTTTCTTTATTCCTGGTTCCTTCACAGGTGGGTGGTTTCAGAGCTTAATTTCTGGGCCCTTTTTTCAAGGTTCTGGGAAGAGAATAGAGAATGTTCTTCAAGAGGTCTTTAACCTGATGTCTGACCCTGAGGGAAAGATTTGTGTCTCAGGTATGCTGTACAATATTTGAGACCCAAATCTTACCAAGGGAGTAAATCCTGGAAGTTAATTTTTTATGGTGACGGATGGTAACTAGTCTTTGTGTTGATCATCTCACAATGTATAcagatatcaaatcattatattgtacacctgaaaccaatataatgttatatgttaattatacctcaataataataataaaaaacacttGGGTCTCAGTTTTTCACAGGTCAGGCCATCATTGGACTTGATTGTTCAGATTTAGAACTAGAGCTAAACATGATATATACCCCTTTGTGATCTATTTATAACTGTTTACTCTAAAGCCAGTTTCCTAAATATGTTATACCATATATGTCTTTAAAAGCTATTTTGCTAACCTGTGATaagcttttttgttttaacatatatatttttaaaatctcattttttgaATGAGCATCGTTTCcccaagaaatattttaacaacCACAGAAAGTTTCCGATTTAAGTCCTGCAAATCTGATTCCTACTGTTGGGAGAGTTTTACTCTTGGAGAAGCACCTAAAACCTGAAGTTCCAATAAATAGGTCTATTctggtttttatttcctttccaacAACACttttggtttatctttttttttcataaatttattttattttatttatttttggctgcgttgggtctttgttgctctgcgcgggctttgttgtggtgcgcaggcttctcattgtggtggcttctctttttttttttttggtggtacgcgggcctctcactgttgtggcctctcccgttgcggagcacagtttccggacgcgcaggctcagaggccatggctcacgggcccagccactccgcggcatgtgggatcttcccggaccggggcacgaacccatgccccctgcatcggcaggcggactctcaaccactgcgccaccagggaagcccctatggtggcttctcttgttatggagcacgggctctaggctcgcggcctcagtagttgtggcgctcgggcttagttgctccatagcatgtgggatcttcccagaccagggatctaacccatgtcccctgcattggcaggtggattcttaaccactgcgccaccagggaagtccctagtttatCTTTTTGCAGATTTTCGCCAACATAATAAAGAAAACTCCTGGGGTTTGAGGTTTATTTAGCTTGTTTTTTGAggttcatttaaataaaaatatattttaaaaatttattgaagtgtagttgacttatacttcaaaataaaaaacctGATTTTTgctttcagacttttaaaatggttttctttttaaaataccttattggtttttaaaattcaaaagtaatACTTATTGGAAAAATTCCATCCCATCCTCCTAAGTAATTCTGATCAGTAGTTTGGTGTGTATTCTTCTTCCCTACTTTGTGTTGAAACATGCAAATATGCATGTGGATATGTAGGATTTCCTCTCAAAATTGTACCATATTATACTTATTACTCTgcaactggctttttttttttttttctttttgcagtacgcgagcctctcactgttgtagcctctcccgttgcggagcacaggctccggacgcgcaggctcagtggccatagctcacaggcccagccactctgtggcatgtggtatcttcccggacccgggcacgaacccgtgtcccctgcatcggcaggtggactctcaaccactgtgccaccagggaagccctgcaactggcttttaaaaaattgacccaTACCCAGCTTGCTTAGGAAAGGTAACAGGTTTTGGGGACAGCTGAGGGTAGCAGCAGCCCCTGAATATTAAGCTCCTGTATGGGAAGCATGTTTCCACCCACATGAACATCCCTGCCTAACCAGGATGAGGACCCAACCACCTACTGGATGGCTATGGCAAGAGAGCCTGGAGATCAGCCTGGTAGCTCTCTCTGTCCCCTTGGCCTATGGAGCAAAGCAGAGCACAAAGGTCCAGAATCTGAGCACCCCAAGAACTCTAATTTGCTCCTCTTTTATTCCTCATCCTCCACACCAAGGGACTGGAACCACCATAGCTCCATAGGTTATTTCACATACAGAGGATTCTGGAGTTGTGTCATCCTAAGATAATCACAGTAAGCATTCATTAAGCATTCCCCATTTGCCAGGCGCTGATCTAAGCACGTTAACTATCCTGCTAAGATAGGCactcttattattcccattttacagaaggggaaactgaggcacagaggagttaaGTCACCTGCCTAAGGTCACTCAGCCAGTCATCATCTGACCTGTGATTTCACCCTAGACAGACTGATTCCAGATGCCCACCTTAACTACTTCCTTTATGCTGTTAGTGAGATTCTGAAGTTTTGTGATTCGAAGATTCTGTTATTTGAAAGTTTGTGATTCTTTAATTCTAGGTCTAGAAGTCTGAGATTTTCCTCGAGTCCATAGGGGTCTCAGGGCAGGAAGATACCATCTAATCCAATCCCCACCAGATACTTACATTGGTGTCTCTCCTCCATTCTCTACAGGGAAGGACAGCAGTGGTACCGGCTCCGCCAGGCTCTGAACCAGCGGTTGCTGAAGCCAAATGAGGCTGCGCTCTACACAGATGCTCTGAATGAGGTGATCGAGGACTTCATGACTCAACTGAAACAGCTGCGGGCAGAGAGCGCCTCGGGGGACCATGTGCCCGACATCGCTcaccatttctacttctttgcctTGGAAGGTACActtgtggggagaggggctgggtggGCGTGAGTCGGGTAGGTTGTGCTCTCCTCCTCGAAGCCCCCTGGACTCTGTGTGCCGTGACCCTGCCTCCTGTGACGGTCCCTGTGCACCGCCAGCTGTTTGCTACATCCTGTTTGAGAAACGTATTGGCTGCCTGGAGCGCTCCATCCCCCAGGACACCAAGACCTTCGTCAAATCTGTCAGGCTCATGTTCCATAACTCAGTGTACGCCACCTTCCTCCCCAAGTGGACTCGTTCCTTGCTGCCCTTCTGGAGGCGATATCTGGATGGCTGGAACACCATCTTCTCTTTTGGTGAGGAGTCCAGGGAAAGAAGTTGGGGCGTGGGTCCCAGGGCCTGTGTGGTAACAGCCCCCTCAGGATCCTCTCCCGGGATCTTCTCTCTTGGTCCTTGGGAGAACATGACTTTTGACCTCATCCTCCCCTGTTCTCCATTGTCCCCACAGGGAAGAAGCTGATTGATCAGAAATTAGAGGAGATAGAGACCCTACTTCAGACAGGGGGCCCAGAGGAGGCCCAGATATCTGGTTACCTGCACTTCCTGCTGACCAGCGGACAGCTCAGTCCTCGTGACGCCGAGGGCAGCCTGCCCGAGCTGCTCCTGGCTGGAGTAGACACGGTGCGTGAGAGGGGCAGGCGAGGAGACCAGGGCCTCCCAGCTCCCATCCTGAGCCAATTCCCCACTCTACCCCACCTGAGCCAGACCTTCATCAGGTACCCACTTCTCTTTCCGTACTGTGGGTGTAGAGCTGGAAGGAAAACAGGGGGGTCATTCAGCCcggtggaggtgggcagggagtgGTCCTTGTGTAAGAGGGATTCCTTCACCCCCTGGAGCCTCTCTCAGACAGCTGGGAAGTTTCATGTCACACCTAACCCACTCCTTCGCGCTGTCAGCTAAGCACAGAGTTGAAGAGCTTGCCCACAGCACCTTCTTAGTGGGACCTCCTTCCTGTCCTTTCGTCACATTGGATTTCTCTGTCACAGTCTTCTCTGCTGTTACAGTGCAGTTCTCCATCATATTGGTCCTTAGCCCGCTGTGAAGTCCCGTGGAGCGTGGACGGAGAGCCCCATGAACCCCTGAGTCTAATCCTGCCACACTCGTGgcaaattaatttttctcccaCATTTTGCGCACATGCACTCCCACACCCTCCCACCACCTTAACTGGCCTCTTTCTTAGAAATCTTTCCTCACTTCATCTCTTACTCTACCTCCCAGACGTCCAACACGCTGACGTGGGCCCTGTACCATCTTTCAAAGAACCCAGAGATCCAGGCGGCCCTGCATGAGGAAGTGGTGGGCACAGTGCCCGCCGGGCAGGTGCCCCAGCACAAGGACTTGGCCCACATGCCCCTGCTCAAAGCTGTGCTTAAGGAGACACTGCGGTAGGATGCTGTCCCTGGGAGCAAGGGTCTGTGTGTGGATGAGGACTCAGAGACAGGACTGGGAGTGGGGGCTGGTGGGCTGCGGCCAGGGCCAGGGATGAGATGGAGAGAGGGGCCTGGGGGAACAGAGGGGTGTGGCCGAGGGGGGTGGGCACTCTGCCCCTCCTTGGATCCAGAGGCAGATCCGCACTTTCTTTTACCTGCAGCCTCTATCCTGTGGTCCCCGTGAACTCCCGGGTCATCATGGACAAGGAAATTGAAGTTGGTGGCTTCCTCTTCCCCAAGAATGTGAGTAGGGCTAGAGAGCCAGGGTTCCCAGGGGGACCCTGCAGCCCTCTGCTGATGTGCTACCCATTCTTTGTCTGCAGACCCTGTTTGTGTTATGCCACTATGTGGTGTCCCGGGACCCTCTCATCTTCCCTGAGCCGGACAGCTTCCAGCCCCAACGTTGGCTGAGGAAGAGCCAGCCTGATGCCCTCAGGGCCCAACACCCATTTGGCTCTGTGCCCTTTGGTTACGGGGTTCGGGCTTGCCTGGGCCGCAGGATTGCAGAGCTGGAGATGCAGCTGCTGCTGACAAGGGTGAGTGgggagagacaggagggctgtGCGGGCCAGGGGTGCTGAAGGAGGCGGGAGGCACGGGGTGGGAGCATGCAGAGGAGGGCGGTGGATGGAGGTCACAGACTCTAATCGCCCGTGTGCCTTTTACTTCCCAGCTGATCCAGCAGTACGAGGTGGCCCTGGCCCCTGAGACAGGGGAGGTGACAAGTCTGGCTCGAATCGTGCTCGTTCCCAATAAGAAGGTGGGCCTGCGTTTCCTGCAGAGACAGAGCTGagcccccttcccaccctccctggcacgtgaagaaggagaggaaagggctGCCAGGTGCCAGAGGTTGGAGAAACTCAGTGTAGTTCCTGTAGAACCCTGAGCTTTTGCCACTTTCATCATTTTGAGCATCTCCCTCTCAGATAAAAAGCCACCTCCATGGCACATTGCTAACCTTGGGGAAAATATAGAATAAAGGGGCTTTTATTCATACTTGGAGGCCTTTGTGATTCTTTTTGACAACCCAGCATCTGAAcctctttctgtgtttggggaaCACCCTCTCCCCACTTAGCAAACCTGGTGGGAGGCAGAACCGCCTTCCTTCGTGGAAGCTGAGAACGCCGTATGCTTTCCCAGACCTCACAGAGAAGCCTTAGCTTCATCTGGCATTGGCTGAGGCCCTGCCCAAGTAGAAGCTGCAGAGCCACTCCCCAGGCACCGAGAGGACACCCTCTTTTGAATAGAAAGTGCTTAGATAAAGGCAGTGACATGCTATAAAAATGGTCGGAAGAGCTGTAGGCCAGGCCTACAGGAATGACTCTAGGGGACACCACTGGGGGGCTGGTCAGTCTGGAAAGCCCCGTGTTGGCCCCACTCAGGAGGATGAGAACTGGGCAGCTCTCACTACAACTATTGGCCCCAGAGCTACTCCATGTCTCCCAGGTCTATGctgactaaagaaaaaaagaaaaggtgcccCCTCCTCCCAACTACCCCTGACAACAGAAAGAACAGGAGCAGCAGAGGGTGGTCTCTGTCTCACGACCATCTTCCAAATCTCTCACGTACAACTGAGAGGTGGAGCCTAAGTCCCACCTGGAACTCTAGCTTCAAGAGAGTCTGGGGGTTGTAGTTTTTAACTTTCCAGCCTCTTCAGTACGGGAGGCCAACAAGAAGGAAAGTGGGTTGGCATCGAGATCCAGTGTACCACAACACAAGCCTGAAAAGTCAACAAATCCCAGCCTCAAGGAGGCCCAGCCCCAGTGGGAAGTTTCTGCTGAGTCATAGAAAACTAAGGTAGAATTTCTGTCTGTGGGGATTTGAGTTTgagcctattaaaaaaaaatcacgtcATCGCCTTGATTAAaatccttccatggctccccTCAGTCCTGAGGCAAGATCCTAAGTGGCTTAGAAGACTCGTGTTCTGGCACCCTGCCCTCCACACTCCCCTATCCCCCCTCCACCCTTCCACAGCTGAGCCCAGATTCCTTGGACTTCCCTGAGCACGTTATGCTCTTTCCGGCCTCAATGCTTtgtactcaatgtctgctgtccTTGGAACACCCTCTTCACCAACTGGCCTGTCATCTCACAGAGCTTGCTCTTCctcaaggctcagctcaaatgtcaccgcCTCtgcaaagccttccctgacctcccggGGTGAGCACGAACACTTCCTCTTGCGCTCTCCCCTGTCCACCCCCTAGAACCGCGCGCTCAGCCCGTCCACCGTGTCGTAGGCCCGACTGTCTCCCCAAGGAGGGCATAGTCGCAGTGTCTAACTCTGTGTCCAGCACAGAGGTAATAAAGGTAATgcatacatgtttgttgaatgagacTGGaataggaggaagggaagggaaggagaggggggagATACAGAGCTTTCCCTGTTGAGACGAGAAACCTGGAGAGAATTGGGCAGGATGCCTGATTATAAGGCCACGGCTCTCGAACCCACCTGTGCGGGAGTTCACTGTAAGAGCTCTTTATAAATGTAGAGGATGGGGGCTGGGCACCAAGGGTGCTAGGATCTCTGTCACAAAGTCAACCAGGGCAGACTGCTGCCTTTCCCTCAGACCACCAAGGGTCAGCTGCCCAAGCCATGTGAACGCCTCAGTGCTGGCACGCTGGGTGGCGGGAAGTCTGTGTGATGTGGCGTGGGATTGAGGTTTTGGAGAGCTGTCCGGGAGTGTCAGTGGCCATGGTCTGCAGCTCAGTTTATGGATTTATAGGCTAATCTCACATAAAAATCTGTGAAGATCTGGTATATCCATAGgctagaatattattcagccattaaaaacaaatgaagtacTGAGTcatgctacatcatggatgaaccttgaaaacattatgttaatgaAGGAAACCAGATACAAAAGACCACATCTTGCATGATTCCACTGACATGAAATGTccggaataggcaaatccatagagacaggaaaAGTAAGTTAGTGGTTGccgggagaatggggagtgattTTCAATGGATATGGAGTTTCTTTGGAATGACAAGtgtgttctggaattagtggtgacagttgcacaacttggtgaatatactaaataccactgaattatacacactgaaagagtgaattttatggtatgtgagttatacctcaattttaaaaaaatctatgaagaTCAGTTTGG includes the following:
- the CYP27A1 gene encoding sterol 26-hydroxylase, mitochondrial, which gives rise to MNRMGVLGCARLRWALLGTRMALPGVVSHGARAKAATPSALPAAQAAKAPGTGPGDRRLRSLEELSGPGQLRLLFQLFVQGYVLHLHHLQVLNKAKYGPIWINRLGPQIHVNLASAPLLEQVMRQEGKYPVRHDMELWKEHRDQQGLTYGPFTTEGQQWYRLRQALNQRLLKPNEAALYTDALNEVIEDFMTQLKQLRAESASGDHVPDIAHHFYFFALEAVCYILFEKRIGCLERSIPQDTKTFVKSVRLMFHNSVYATFLPKWTRSLLPFWRRYLDGWNTIFSFGKKLIDQKLEEIETLLQTGGPEEAQISGYLHFLLTSGQLSPRDAEGSLPELLLAGVDTTSNTLTWALYHLSKNPEIQAALHEEVVGTVPAGQVPQHKDLAHMPLLKAVLKETLRLYPVVPVNSRVIMDKEIEVGGFLFPKNTLFVLCHYVVSRDPLIFPEPDSFQPQRWLRKSQPDALRAQHPFGSVPFGYGVRACLGRRIAELEMQLLLTRLIQQYEVALAPETGEVTSLARIVLVPNKKVGLRFLQRQS